AGGTAACTTTTGCCGACAACCTACATGCAATAAATAATTCTTTTGAAGTTTATATACCATACAGAAGACCAAGGAATCAAGTTCTTCAAAACAGGTGCCCAAGATTTGCATCACCTTACCTGTATAGACCATTTGATTGGTCAGACAGCGTAGAGCTTTATGACCTGCTTAATCTTGGCACGACAAATAGGGCATCCCCAATTCTTGGCTTCAATGTCCCTTAAACATGACATGCATCCTGCCATATGCCCACACGGAATACATGCTCCCTCTACTGGAGCATCCAAGCAGATAACACAACAACCTGATGAACTTTTACTCTCTGCCTTGTCTTCGCTCGATCCTGGTTTGGAGTAGCTGGATGTAGAACCATCTTTAGCTTCAGCAGTTCCAGGTGCATCCTCCACTGCTGACATTTTCATATCTATGGGGCTGCAATCTATTGATGGGTAGTGGATAGGCCCATCATAGAATGTATCCTCGGTTACTGGAGGAGCAGAAGGAACTAACTGAGTAGGAGGTGCTCCCAGAGATGATTGAATAACTGGAGTATCAGGGTTCTGCACATTAGGCTGTGATGCGCTAGTATTCAACTGAACTTCCCATCCATTGCTTGCATATGATTCATTTGTTGACCCTTGACCATTCATCTTTGAAGAAGTATCTGCATTTGGGGTGTCCCAACCATTGTAAGTTGAATTGTCTGAAGAGCTTGCCCAATCATTTGTATTGCTTGTTAGTGGATTAGGTTGGATATCAGGCACGCCCTCTGATATGGCCGTCTGTATGGAAGCATTTATGGCCATTGCCAACTCTAGATCTTCTGGATTTGATGTAGGTGCAGCTGTTGACTGTGGTGAAGCAGATGAAATTATTTGGGGAGGACTAGGCATTGAGACATCTATTGGCATTACTGGAAGGCTATTGGTGACCTGTAACAGGGAAATAATTTACAAAACATTCAAACAAGTGAAAATGGATCTAAAAGTCAACCCATTAACATATAAGTGACAAACTACACGTCATCATGACATTGGAAATGGATCTAAAAGTCAAATTCCAGTGCTTCAATATGCAGTTCACATAATTCATATAGTTTCCGGGCACTAACTGCAAATGGTTTTGCCTAGTACGTCAAACCTTATCTCGTAATAATGCAGTTCAAGTCAAAGATGATATTTAATGTTTGCTCAGAAGTAGCCCCGTTAAGTTACTGGCTAGATTTCATTATTCAGATACTTTGGAGGGTCTTTTCGGGAAATGCATGTAATACCTGGGAGATCCCTTGGCATGAACTGAAGAACCACTGCAGTTGTTGTTTGTCACCTTCACGTGCAGATAGAAACTTATATCGTGCCCCTGAGTAAAAAGAATAATTAAGAACTACAATTATAAAACTTAATCCAAGAAGTCATCATTTTGTAGTTGAAttgaaagatgcaaaaattttctaATGGTATCCAAACTTAGCCTGATATTAAACCAACCACAACTAGTGTCCATTATGAACCATCAATATTGGCTGAAAGAATTAAATGTATCAAGCTTAATAGTCATCATTTTTTTAAACGACCAGTGTATATTGCCTAAGTTGTGACTTGTGAGTTGAAGTCATTTCTGGAACGACCAGTGAAATCATCAAGTTGTGAGTTGCAGAAGTCAAAATAATATCAGAGaagtatgtaatcattaaaaaatGCCACTTCAGTCTATATTGCCAAGTACCTACTAGACATTAAGCACAGAAATGTATAATGAACTTCATGGAACCAATCCTTCTGGAATACATGCTGCTTATGCTAACTAGGAGGAAACAAACAAAATGCAATTAGAAAAGAAGAATGATATGTTTTGAGGACTGCATACACATGACTCTTCCTCAATTTCTTTATTCACCTTACACCTAGCCGATACAAAAAATGCAGAAACGACAATGAAGCTCTCACAGAAGTAACATAGAATCCAACCAGAAAGAAATCTTCAATAGATTACAACACTTAAAAGCATGAAATGCCAACATAACACCTCATAAATATGGAAGCCTAGAGCCAAAAGATTAATTAACATGGTATCCCAGTGGCAATCATGACTTGCACAAAATAATGAGACATGGAGTAAATCCAGGTGTATTACTGACATCAAAGCATACAACCAAGAATAAAATAGGATAAACTGAAACTTTCCAGGCACAAAGGGATTGAGAATATGGGTGACAAAAAACTGTGAATCTGACAGTTTTAGTCGCTCATTTTTCAACATTTTTGTAAAGCAGTCACTTGCACATGTGACACAGTAGACTTCAATTAGTAAGCTAGACAAAAAAGTGATGGCTGATGCAGCTTAAAGTTTCGAGTACTGTAGCATCAATATCATCAAATGGAGACATTGCACATACTAGCAAAAAAATATCAGCTGTCTAAAACAAGATGGAGGACGACAGATGTGAAGATTTTCTATTTCCCCAAGCCTAAGGCCAGACTTGGTATGCCTGAGTGGGTCTCTTAGTATAATTTGCAGACTAACTTAGCAGTTGCACCAACAGAATCTACATATCTCATATGTGCTATAAAAGTCATAAATTCAGAAGCATGTGGAGTGAGAACTGTAAGCATTTTGCATATATAGAAAACCAGAAACTTATGTGGCAGAAAAAAGAAGTTTGGTACTCCAGAGAACCTACTAAAGCATTTAAAGATATGGCACCTGAATGTTTATTTGTTAACAAAGTTAATTtcttttaacaaaaaaatattaagaaagaaATTCAAACCATGTTACAATTTACATGAAATTTTCAAGTCATTATTCTCATCGAACAAATTTCAAAACAATGAAGAAACAGAAACATACTTGTAGCTTTATCAACAATGATTACAGCAGGATCTAATTGGTTGAACTTGGGTTCTTCAATGTGAACTTTCCAGAGTGGAACAACAGTACGTGGCCTGGCAGTCTGCCGATAAAAATGAGTGAGTAAAAACCAATGACCTACCATTTATTGACTGATTGAATAACCAAAAGGAGTTTCTAGTCTTTTCATGATAAAAGTAGAACTTTGCCTGATAAATTCAGGCAATTTAAAATGGctgaaatatacatatatatatatatatatatatacatatatgtggaaCAAAGACAACTCATCATCTAGTCAACTATCAAGTCCTGCTTGCAGACAGACCCATTATGCTCTTAATCCTCAATTCTAACTTAAAGTAAGCTACATTTTTACGTTCTTCTACTCTTGTGCACTATCTTCTATTcttcaagaagtttggttaccactCCCTCCATGGGGTTATAGCTGGAAGCAGTTTAGAACTTAGAGTCAAGAGTAAAGAGTTAGGAGAACAAGCAAGGGCGATTCGAACTCTATATATGGAACAAAGACAACTCATCATCAACTATCAAGTCCTGCTTGCAGACAGACCCATTATGCTTTTAATCATAAATCAGCAAGGTTTTCATGAATGATATTCACAATacaaatgaaattaaaaaaatatatataccacACCCTATTAGGGCAAATAGAACTGAGTGGATCACTCATGGCCAAACCACAATCAACATTTGTCAAACCATTATTAATAAATGTTTTAGTTAACTGTGTTGCATATAGTGCTTAATCCATTTACATAAAGTATCCTTGTAAAAGCATTTTTCAGCATAATAACAAATTGATGATACTTTGAACTTCAGTTTTGCATGTTTATATATGCtcaaattaaaatatttcaaatccGTTTCGAAGTTCACCTAAAACCTTAAGTAAGTTGCCACTGAGTCAAAATATGTTCATGCAGTAGTGATAGGGATAATTTTAGTGCACGAAAGAACACACAGTACCTCCATAGTGAGGCTTCAGTACCATTAATGATCCAGCTACACATTCATTTAGGCTTCGAAAATTAGTAAATTCTAAGAACAACTTACAATTTGAAACCAAAGAATGGTTACCAATAGGGACAGTCTACTTTAAAATCAAGGGCTCACGCAAATGCACAAAAATTCATATATGAAAAGTCACTTCACTTCACTTCATCCATATGGGCTTTGTTTGATCCATAGATATAGGATAAAATATGCAAAATAAAAATCCAAAGCAATATTAATTCACTACAATCAAGGGCATACTGAATTTCATTCTTTCATGAAACTTTTCTTCTCTAATGAAAACATAAATGAAttacaacaaaaatattataagaccACAAAAACACACAGATATTGCTACTAATACTTGCTAAAACTTGTAAAGAAGGTAGAAGAGCTTTGCAGTACACATTATTGTGCAACCAGTATATCCATCTATGATTAACATGTCAATGTGTCCTTATTTAAAGTAACATATTGAACATGACATTACATCCAACCAATCCACTAAGGTGTTGTTGAAACACTGGAAACTATGAGCAGTCCTTATTCATGGGCAATGCTGATCGATAAATCATGGAGCTTATAATGACAATGTTCAATCCCAAGACTTCTCCAAGAAACTAGTAATACTATTCAATGTGCACAAAAGTTGAAAATACATCTTGTGATACAATGTGTTCTTTTATTGTAAGAATTCatgtttttataaatatatatttcctaGGGTAGACAGAAGGGTGGATTACATAGTCTATCATAAATGTtaagtatatttttttatctagCAGTCAACATGGGAGTAGAACAGTGTCTTCCATAAAAAAAAGCCAATGTGTCCTTAGTGGATCAGCACTAGGGACAACAAGAGTTATTTCTTCCTACAAATCCATAGTTAAAATTGATCAGTTATCACAAATTAATATTCTAACAAGGAAGAATTGCCAGCATACAAGTTCCCATGAAAAGTATGCACAATTTAGACATAGAGTCAGAGATGGAGATAAAAACAGACACAGAGAGAGTAAAAATGGTTCTGAATGTCATTTTTAAACATAGAATTTTGCATATATAAACAAGTTATACATAGTCAAGTGATGTTTGTAGAAATTAGAAAGACATGTTTGTAGAAATTATCAGCAATAATGATGATTTGGACACAGAAAAAACATATTTGTAGA
Above is a genomic segment from Musa acuminata AAA Group cultivar baxijiao chromosome BXJ3-4, Cavendish_Baxijiao_AAA, whole genome shotgun sequence containing:
- the LOC135636971 gene encoding probable E3 ubiquitin-protein ligase XBOS34 isoform X2, which gives rise to MDKEGKTPLIVACLRHDLLPVAKILIELGANVNVYRPGCHAGTPLHHAAKRGLEQTVHLLLSNGANPFIMNDDCHTALDLAREKGHCNVVRAIESRISLFTGWLREVYGPGFLEALVPQLLTRKIWSVVLPCDARNPTRPLKFELAIYSDLQTARPRTVVPLWKVHIEEPKFNQLDPAVIIVDKATRARYKFLSAREGDKQQLQWFFSSCQGISQVTNSLPVMPIDVSMPSPPQIISSASPQSTAAPTSNPEDLELAMAINASIQTAISEGVPDIQPNPLTSNTNDWASSSDNSTYNGWDTPNADTSSKMNGQGSTNESYASNGWEVQLNTSASQPNVQNPDTPVIQSSLGAPPTQLVPSAPPVTEDTFYDGPIHYPSIDCSPIDMKMSAVEDAPGTAEAKDGSTSSYSKPGSSEDKAESKSSSGCCVICLDAPVEGACIPCGHMAGCMSCLRDIEAKNWGCPICRAKIKQVIKLYAV
- the LOC135636971 gene encoding probable E3 ubiquitin-protein ligase XBOS34 isoform X1; the encoded protein is MGLQQSKEELLYQQVNYGNIEGIKALRSQGAGLEWMDKEGKTPLIVACLRHDLLPVAKILIELGANVNVYRPGCHAGTPLHHAAKRGLEQTVHLLLSNGANPFIMNDDCHTALDLAREKGHCNVVRAIESRISLFTGWLREVYGPGFLEALVPQLLTRKIWSVVLPCDARNPTRPLKFELAIYSDLQTARPRTVVPLWKVHIEEPKFNQLDPAVIIVDKATRARYKFLSAREGDKQQLQWFFSSCQGISQVTNSLPVMPIDVSMPSPPQIISSASPQSTAAPTSNPEDLELAMAINASIQTAISEGVPDIQPNPLTSNTNDWASSSDNSTYNGWDTPNADTSSKMNGQGSTNESYASNGWEVQLNTSASQPNVQNPDTPVIQSSLGAPPTQLVPSAPPVTEDTFYDGPIHYPSIDCSPIDMKMSAVEDAPGTAEAKDGSTSSYSKPGSSEDKAESKSSSGCCVICLDAPVEGACIPCGHMAGCMSCLRDIEAKNWGCPICRAKIKQVIKLYAV